The nucleotide window TTACCTCGCTAGTTGATAGGAAAACTCAGACCTCCGTCTAATGATATTCGGTTTGGAACGAcctacatataaaatatattaattttttgGTTAAGAATATTTAACTGATAACCCTTCAATTTATGTGTCTTCGCCATTGGGGACCAGAATTAAATCTGACTTGGAAGTTGAAAAAGAGTGGAAATGGCATTTCCAGGTTCCTAGCTAGCTTTGGTGGTGGACAAGCGGCGGAGGGCCCAACTGGAGTTGTAAATTATTAGATACaaattaaggggtcgtttggtataatCGTGAGATCATATCCGATCGATTAGTTATGCCACCTTTTATATGATATTACTAATCCCATTATTTTAGTGTAAAAATTATTTCGAAATtagttccaaaccaaacatgaaacaaaattaattttaaactttATTTCGGAATTATTATTCTTATCCCAAGATTTCTTTAATGAAACTTACGCCACCAAAGTTGACCACGCTTAGCCAATGTTATTTTTATTAGGCTAAAGAAATTGGGATGTGACGTATATAGATTGTAATATTTATACGCCCTTAGTGATAAATGACCATAAGACGAGTCACCTTCATATACGTTTCTTTAGTGCATGGACCAAGTGAACAAAAAGAAACTCatgttttttctttattcttcatTTGTTATATATATGGGGGAGGGGAGAGGAATGATTATGAAAACGACGCCCActtaataataatagaaaaaaaagTACTAAATCAGTAAAAAGTGTGGAGGAATGATAAatgttctttttcctttttattcaGATGTCTTAAATTTGTGTTTTCGGGATGAAATTCTCTTGACATGGGACGCTAGAACCCTCATACTTAAATTTGTACGGTGAATCTGGAATATTAGCAGAGACAATGAGTTTCGAACGTCCGATGAGTaagtaaaaaaataagaaaaaacgtAAGAAATTTGAAAGGATCCTCTCATCTTTATAGGTTAATTAAGTAGATAGTATCCAAAGGCAGATGAAAGATGGTTTTTATGTGGAAGCATCAGTCATGATCATCAATTAATTGTATGGCTATGTGTTTAGAATACGACATATAATTAGCTTTCTCATGTTTCACGCTTTTCTTTGGTCAATTTTATTTGATAGGATATGTCTATGAGATTATGACACCAATATTTTACTAATTTGTTTGCATGAATTTATAGGAAACCAAACTACAAAAGGTCTTCTGACTCAAAATTGCGACTGTTCATATATCCATCAATTCTGGTTAACCAATTATAGGGGGCGGATCTAGAATTTTAATTCTATAagtttatcattaaagttttttttaacattattgaacctattatattttaaagttatgaattcatatctactatttattaTACTTTTGGTGATTTTTATATAGAAATTTATATTCGCGTTGAACGTATTGGGTTCAGTTGAATCCGATAAATCAATGATGCATCCGCCCCTGAATCATAGGTCTTACATGTTCAGAGGTACGGAGCTAGAGTATTAGGTATGAGTTCAgatgaattcaataatttttacgtagactatgtatttgtattaaaaaattcataaaatatatATGTTAAGATATATAATTACGAATTCAGTAACTAAAACGAGTTATGAGTTTGCCGGCAAGTATGAAACCCATAAACATCAAATTTCAGACGGGCTTATGCACATGGCCCCTAATTTTCACGTCAAATATGTTTCAAGACTGGATCACGTTGGATCATAATACAAATGATTTCAAAGAAACAACTAGTTATGGAACTATTTAAGAGTTTAGAAATATGATTTGTTCAGATCTAGTCTAAGCAAATTAAGGAACAAAAGTGACTAAATCCATAGGTTTCTTCCACCAATAAGATGAAGACAAAGATAGCTAACATGGGATGTGAGCTTATACCATCAAACAATTTTTCTCGAGGATCATCTCTTGCTTGATTGAGTGACTCCATTCATTGGCACCACCTTCTCTTTTAAACTCACCTcagaaagggaaaaaaaaaaggaaaaaaaaattgtccAGTGCATTAAGCTCTCGCTATGCGCAGGTCCGGGGAAGAACCGTCACAAGGGTCTATTTTACATAGTTTTACCCTGCATTTCCATGACTTGAATCCGTAACCTCTtggtcacataacaacaattttACCAGTTACGCTAATACTCTCCTTCTAAACTCACCTTAGAAGttataatagtaatattttgtGGTTGAGTTAAGTTTAAAATCAGACTCATCTCAATCTTTGATTTACTTAATATTGAATTTCATATTATATTGTCTATGCTTTAGATGTACAACTCTTAGCGTGCCAGGAGAAGGGAGGTTTATCGTGCCATATTGGTCATGAAGGAGAATGTTTAGATAATGCACTTTTATCTCCACATTTAAGTGTACCATTTCCATATATTTAATTACTTTGTACGgtccactttaattaattttttggtattttccttATAgtccacaatatttgattttttcaaataccaagaaggaattaacttcttttttccaaaattgTTCTCAAAATAAAGAGTCTaggagtatttgttatatttttaacaaataaattaagattaatatgatcatttttattattaatcaatactaaaaggtgaatttcttaatatgtgtgaaaacaataaaaaaaatcaattaaaatgaagGAGTAAATTAACACTATAGTTTGATTCTTTTTTCAAAACACAATTAAATACAAAGGGAGATGGGCGCAGCCTTTCATGATTGTCGTGACTCATGAATGACCTCATGCAATCATAAAGAAACTATTTTTGTGGTTTATTGAGGCATAACACAAGGCATATGCGCTCTTTACCTATAATTACATGGCTAACTTAACTATAATTAATTAGTAACATACTAATCAAAATTGTTCATGTCATTTTCATTAGTCATTTCTTTAGTTTCATCTCGAAATTGCAAAGATTAGAGCAACGGCCCACATACACACATGTCCATTCTTTTGCTGACCAATTCTGCATCATTTCATTGGTCAATATTTCTCCTTCCACATGTTTATGGAAATGGGAAAGCGCCCTATCATTTTCATTTATATCGTACTACACGTCTACAATGTCAGTTAATCAAATAATTCACGAAATCAAGTTAGAATGATAACAATGTCCAACTATTGGTTAAAGCAATAACATAAAATTAAGAATTAAACTAATTGTGAAGGGAAAAAACTTTCATCCACAAGGAAAGACATTTTCCCTATTTTGGTTTTGGGGGGAGGGAAATCGAAAATTTAAAACTCGGCAAAATAGCCCCGCAACTTTGGGAGGAAGGGTGCCTCCTCATAATAGGAGTCGCACTGACCAGGCCCGGGCGATTGTTTACTAAAAATACAGGTCTTCGCAAAATTGTAAGATCATAAATGGGGGTTGACGCATGCCCGGTGCCGAAGGTCAAGGAAGTTGGTGACGGCCGGCAAAGGAAGTTGGTGACCTGATTATTTTTTGGAAACCAAAAAACAGAAATGactcatttttgaaaaatattttccgtctATAACACACGCTGTGAATCagtttaaaaaaaaacaagaaacaaTTAGTTACAAACAGTCCAAATATAGAGGATTTGGGAGATGCGAGGTATATATATAGCTAGCCTTGAGTGGTGTTAGTTTTTTGACCAATCAAAAGAAGCATTGCACGCAATAAcaatgaaaataatatttttctaaaagAAAGAAAGTTTCGTAAATAAGAGATAAGATGTAAATCGTGATTGATGAAGCAATAGGGTTCATATGTTACAATTATAAATGTTGCTTAATGGAATATTCGCATTAATAATTGTTAAAGACGAATGTATATATGTTGCTCTTAAGTCATCATCAGTTGATCACAATTACTAATAAATAATGCCAAGTGGTGGAGTTGCTGAAGATTAAATAAAGCTTAGCTCTCTACCTTGCAACTTCTTTGGAGGCTAAGTATATTTCTATTTTTGCTCAAAGTCCACTTTAATATTAGTATCTCTTTCATTTTCATTCATTAGCAAAGATACTGATACAACTGATATTTTATTCCTTTAGTATTAATAGAACTCCCACCAGAAATCCGAGTTTGAAACCTGGGTAGTTCCCTTATTTAAAAAAGATTAGTTTCAGAGTACGCGCGTTGTGTGTGTATCCCATATCAACAAAtataattttgtaaaaattatatagATATTATTCACAAAAGTGtctaaattattaaataaaaattacaaaaactgaaggaaaaaaaaaagatgaatgtTAATCTTTAGACTTTCGTTAGGGATGGATTTAGGTTTTCACGCCATCTTTTCTATATAGATTCGATCATTATCATGATAAAGGGATTATACATGCTAATAAACATTGTTACTTCTTTTAGCTCAATGGTGATGGGTAATATCAATAACCACGTATTGATACTATGAGAAATTATGAAACTCTATGACAACATTTTTGAAAAACATgttattaatattttcttaaaaaataatagCTTGAAATAGTTAATATTTCTAATATTATCAACCTTAAATCTTTAAAACTTTAGTAAGCTGAAAATAATCGTGAGCCCCTAATTATGATTTTTGTACAATTTGCTTTAAGTTTTCGTCTTTTGATATCTTAAAGTGGAACACTTCAAATGTCACATGGAATATTATTATTCCGGATGAAATAACAATTCCTAAAATTATGAATTCTCGTGAGAATGGACTTACTCGACTTATATAAGTAATCTTACCGGGATGACATTTCGAAAGATTAGGAACTcctatatagttcaaataagtaAAAAATTTATTAGTCAGAACTTTAGTAATTTCAATGTCCTaactattaaaaaatattaattaaacaataattttgtccaatgtgaatttatttttaaatgataaGAAAGCCGATCAACTTCGCTTTAAAGTTTCGAGCTTTTATAATAGTCTAGATTGATTgaagaagacaaaaaaaaaaattaaaaaagtgaaacatttttttcatatatatttAGTAGTTTTCAATTTAATCTCACGCTATTTATCACATAATTAGAATAAATTAATGTAATTTATTACAAATACGAAATGAAGCAAATTCTTCTTCGAAAATTACTTGttgatattaaaaaaattattttgttgacCATGAATACAATTTGAGCACCATTGGGATGTCACTTTCAATTGCCATGTATAACCTACTTCAGACGAGCATCTATAAATTCGTACTAATGTTTCAAATTGACTTTtcttaaatatttatttaaggtaaatttttaattgattttaaagtcctaaattttaGGTACCTAGTTGAAATAAAGAAAGATGTAATAACCAAATTTCAATGACTTTCTAGGTCCTAAACATTAGGAAAagaattaaatgactattttatctagtgtgaactttatttttaaagagtaaaaaaagcgaacgatatttcgctaagggcttcgtgcttttaatataaataaatatagtaTAAATATTAATAGATATagacaacatcaataataataataataataaataaccaCGAGAATATGAAGTCATAAATTAtaacctgtttggccaagcttctccaatCTTAGAAgtgcttttttttcaaaattgacCTGTTTGGCTTggcttttggaagaaaaaaagtgtttttcccatcaaaagtacttttgagaaataaCACctctcaaaataagctaatttttgtagcttggccaaacgggctataaacATATTAGTTGGATTCACGGTGAAACTGCAGCTTCCACATGATCTCTAAGAATGAACTTGTAACGCAATGTGCAAAAGAAAGCATAAAAGGCCAAATTAAATAGTTACAGTTTCATTTCATTGACAAAAGAATACGACGTCTTCAGGATATATACAGCAATCTAAACACCTTCAAGTCTGTGTCAAGGTTTAGGCACAATTAGCTAAGAGTATACCATCAGTAAGCATCCCCTGAGGAGGAGGCTGCAGCCATTGATCACTAACTCTACAATCGTGAAAAGTATCAACGTATCAAAATTTTCGCTACGACACAGGGCCTAATCTCGAGCTCTCTTTtcgataccattcaagaaccaacATTTCACTTGACATTGCACCTGACAACTTAATGGTCAGGTTTCATTTAATCTGACGCGAGCATCATCATTCTCGTGGTCCCTAATTAGTTTCTCTATCTGCTTTCTATAAGCAGGCATGAGATGATCACTGATCATAGTTTGTGACAACCTTATTTTACTGTACAGTGATCTAGGAGTGAGAAATATTCCAACCTTTGTATCCTTGGGTTGGTTATGATCCTCACACAACATGTCGCTGTCACTTACATGATCGACCTCTTCAGAGAGGAGAGTCACTATATGCATTATCTTTCCAGGAGGAAAGAATCTGTGCACCTCTTTTGTGTTTGGAATGCTTTCACTTGAGCTCTGACCTGACTCTGCGATCGCTGCTTCTTCTTCCCTAATCTCCTTGGCAACATCAGTTTCACCTTCAGACTGATCATAGAGCTCATGCTCTAGTTGTTGCCACATCTCAACTTCCGTCATTCGGTCTTCAGGTCGGTCATCGGCCACATGTTCACTATCATCAAGATCGGGATCCAGGCCATTATGGATATTGATCCCATCTGCAATAGACTGATCAATGTCTGAGTTCCATGTAATTCCCACGGTTGAAGATACAGGAAGCTCCATCACAGACGTACTTCTGGTCTCCTCGGATTCCAGAAGGAATGTTTCAGAATTTTGGCTGGAAGAAGTTTCACCAAAGTTTTGCTGTTCATCAGAATTAACCTGAACACTCGTAGGTCGACGTCTGGGACCAATGCACGACCATGACGACAACTGCATGGCAGGCCGCGACAATGCTGCCTGGGCCATACTTTGCGCTCTCTTCATGACAACCTACAGATCACTGCCGATGTCAATATCCACTGATACACTTCGAGGACTGATAAATGTGGTCAGACTCCAGCGGAGAAcaagaaacaaaataaacagAGCCAGAAGCTCTATAAGTGCTATCTCCTTAAGTGAGCTAAAGTATTAAGCATATTCTCTTGATTATTTTTATCAACTCAAAAAAATATTCTCTAGAATGCCAACACCTTAAACATTTTTCACAAATAACCTATAAAACAGAATGCTAAACACAACTGTGCAGTCAAGTTATATGTCATGTCTTCGGTGTGCATATAACAGGTTGATATGCACCAAAGGCGACACGCTGGTCGGCCAAATGGTCAGACAAGTTCACACATTAGCAAACTGTATTACAGCTTTGTTACTACCAGAGTGCAAGGGAGAACTGAAATAACAGAGTAAACTATGATTGTACCTGCGTTCCACTGGAAACAGGCCGTAGTATTGCACCAGCACCAGCAACCTTAGCTCTCGCGGTGGCAATTGATGGAAGACGAGATCCCAGGGCTGATGCAGAACGATAAACAGTACTAAGAATCCTAGTGTGCTCAATCTGATTTCTTAGATCGTTCAACCAAGCAGATGCTGTCACCTGCAACAAGAAAAAAAACATTCCCCTCTTGAGAGGATATACTTCAAAACTAAAGAGGTATTAGAGGCAGAGGTGCAATTTTGTACAACGAACAAGCTTCCAGAAGCTATTAAAAAAACTATGCATATAGTAGCAACACGATGTACCATAAACAGAACCCTTTTCTCTGAACCATCAGGTGGATCTGTAAACTCGACAATCAAGATCACCATGCCAAACTAGACCAATAGATACCAAAGCTTAATGAATTCAGTTTACTTCTAAGGTAAAAAATGAAACAGActctttttttggccaaaaactgaATCCTGGAAAAGTTAGAAAGGCAACAGCAGACACTAATCTAAATGGACATTGCACCTAAAAGCAAAAATAAGATGTCAATCAAtcaattggttaacaatgcatCAACCAGGAACTAGTTGAGGTCGGCTAGAAAGAATAGGAGGATTAGCAGATACAACCAACATCATTTGGCTTGAGGAAGTAGTATCAAGGGGATATTAGCTAACTCTCGTGTCAATATGATTTACGCATGGGGAAGAAGTCCTTGTCAAGGCTTATGGTGGAAGGTTCTCCAGCAGCATAGCTCAGATCAATGTATCCCAATGGAGGAAGAATAACTGGAAGGGAGCGGGGAAAAGGAACCATGACTAGTATCAAAATTTATATTCACCAAAACATTAAAACAAAAAGCTTGAAGTGCGAGATAAGTTCAACATCAGGACAAAACGTACTGGCACCGAAGAAACAGGTTGTGTCCAGTATTAAAACAAAACATGCTAGTCTATCTacccaaagaagaaaaaaactccAACAGAATGCACCAATTGCCACATAAAAACAGTCACAGAAAATCTGTGATGTAGACCTAGAAGTTGACCTCAGTACGCAAGTCGTCCACTGAAGCAGCTGAAAATGTAGGCACCAAATCCGCTCCATTTATTACTGAGGTAATAAATTCACACCCTGATTCAGCTAATTCCCATGTCATACAGGCAGCTGCAAAAGATGTTTCGCCAAATgagcaaaatctagcaatatgtaCGATTGAAGACAAGTGAACAAAATGGTAGAATGTGGATATATAAGTACATGCATACACAAGTAGACAGATGACCAGGTCAAATTAGAAAATTTCAATAATAGACGTAGCATAGAGTAGACACCCTTTTCATATCagttccaaaaaaaaattcttagcATAAATGATGTCAAATGACAAAAAATATTAACAAAGTTATATATGAAACCTGGTGCAAATGCTACACAGGTAGCTGCTGACAGTTCCTTCTGCTCACGAAGTATATAAGTTAAAAGAGCTGCAGTTCCTCCACCCAAGGAATGTCCCACGATCTGTGCGCCAAAAGAAGATAAACTTTATAAGGGAATTAGCCTAAAGAAACCATAAGGAATTTGCAAGAAAACTCCTAATACAACAGTACGCACACACACTAATTGGAAAGGAATAGTAGACCTACCCTCCATGTAACTCACACCCCAAATAAAATCAACAGAGAGGCAGATTCATACCAAGAGAAAGAGAAGGATTGAAAAACAATGTCAAACAGAATAAAGACAAACTACGGGGGaatcaagaaaataaagaactagtattgataaaaataaaacaGATCGTGAAACAGATCCAACCTATATGatcaatattttcaaaaacaaataCAAAAAACAGACATCTCTAACcccaaaataaaaaagagaaaaggggaGTAAAGGTCCTAAAACTGAGGAAAGATCAGACTCAATATCAAGGACCTTAAGTTTGTATTCGGGATAAATACTAAGCGCTTTAAGAAGACAAGGCGTTGCAAGTTTTGCAATCCATCGAGCAGCTGCAACCATTCCACAATGCGCATAGCCTAACACCAAATTGCTAACTCCTCCCTCGTGTACCATAGTGTGATGGAAAGGCACAACTGCACCGGTAACAGCTGTCAAAGTATCTTTAATACTATGAGTTCCACGGATTACAAGGAAGAAAGATTTTGATCGATGGCCAGCAAGTATTGTAAAAGCTGGCTTCAGAATCTGCATAATAGAATTTGTCATTTAGAAGAAAGGACATAAATATTTTAAGCCAGAGCCTGAGAATTATGGAGGAGACTTACTCCAGCTTTGGGTTCTTGAAGTAGTACACTTTCTTGAGAATAGCCTGTCTCCTCCAAGAATAATGGGAAAGGCTTTTTGGAGAAATGCCAACAAACTGTCAACAAGTGTAAGAGGAATTTAAGCTCTGCAGCAATATCAGAACCTTTTAACTGGGTACTGTCTTCGCCACAGAATATGCTACTAATATGTATGTTTCCCTGCAAACATAAACCTACTTAGTGAACAAGCTCGGTAAGATAGTGATAAGTCAACTCAAGGTGGTTACTAACATGGCATAAATGAACGACACCTTCCTTAAGCAACTAGTTGCTTTGGTATATAAATCTATGGAAAAATCACAGAAGTATCATGCTTCAGTAACAGACTAGGAAGGAGCTTTCCCCGAGCATTTTTTCCTTGGGAACACGTATTTAGTTATACAATGGCCACAGTCCACCAAACTTCCACAACTGTTTTTTAAACATAAAGTGTGCTGGAGGGACCTAAACTAGTCATTTGAATAAAAAGCAATAGATAAATAAAGAATACTTAAAACATTAATacataatgaaaagaaaaatgaaacgaTAAAACAGGACAGAGCACTACGTTCAGTCTCagaaaagcaacaaaaacaaTACAAAATCACTTGGCTGGACATTTTGATAAATGCATGTCTGTGtagaaagaaagaaatatgaaTATAAAACTCCTCACATCACAGATACCAAAAACAGGAAGAAACATGTTTAAAAAAATTGTTCTATACTGGACAAGTTGACAAACTGCTATCTGGTCTAGCATCTTCTTCCCTCTACTCCATTCCATGGTGCAATTATTTGCATTTCATATTATATCTCCCTTTTCCAGCATGATGACAACAGAGGTTAAACATATGACAGTACACTGCATAACATTCCACATCAACCAGATACCTTTACTGGGAAACAAGTATACAATCGATTCATGATTACCTGTTGCTTCAAAAGAAAACTGATGCCAAAAGCCAAGTCACCAATAGGCCACTTGCCCAGGGTCTCCGAGTAAGTAAACCTAAGAGTCTCAGATAATGTCGCGATTGTCTCTAACCACGTAGCAGGGGCCTGTATAAGTCTATTGGAAACCCTATTAGTCCCTAGTTGAGCATGATCTTGGCCGCTGCTGCCACATTCTTCGTCATCATCATCAGTTGTTGGAGCAGATTGCAATTTCTTATTTAACGTATAGTATAATAGAGCAGCAGCACCTGCTGCAGTGGCGATAGTCGCCGTTGCCATCAGTTTCTTAACCCTATTTTCAGTAGCAAATACAGATAAAAATTCATCAGAATTCAAAACGATCTCTCcacaattcaattttttttaaaaacccaTCTTATCCTAATAACAGAACGGCAATGCAGTAATACTTCATATTTACCAGaatgcaagtcttaaattacgTGTTTATTCAGCAAACAAGAGAATTAAGGGAACATTCCTTGAGCAAAACCCCTTGGTGGGCAGACGTAGAACCCTAGATATTAAGAAACaagcaaaaaatattattttttctgtCATCAGCAAGCTAAACATTGTCTACCAATAAAACCTTCATTTTTCATATCCTAAACCCTAACCATCTTCAAAAGCAAATAAGTAATGGAAATTAACCTGAACATAATCAGCAactagaagagaaaaaaagaaactaGCATCCAAATATATTAAGAGACAATAAACCAATTACAGTAATTTAAGAATCAAATCAAAAGCAGGAAAAGAAGACGTGAAATATGACTAACGAACCTGGGGAGATCGATTGTagcaaaaaaattgaattttgaaTGATTACTTAATTTCTAAGGAACGCAAAATCTTGGAGTTGAAAAAGTAAAGTATCGGaattttaagaaaagaaattttcAATGCTTAAATGGGAAGTGGACTATATATCTCTTTCAAACTAGAACGAACTATCTATGGGATTTGGATTTTAATTGCGTGTAAACTGGGGACTTTCTTTTCTCcgaaatataaatataaataaactgTACTTTCTGCGAAATTGTTTTGCTTAATTTCTGGACACGTGGCATTTAAGAATCAAATTACGCCCCAACAGGCTAAATAAACCGACTCCACTGTGGAGTTAGTATTGGTAATTGGTAATTTGCCTAAAACGAGAAGACAATTTTcgttaattaaaaaataaaaactcgtTAACTTGAACAGAGTGACATCTCTgtctttttgtttaaaaaaaaaatgttttgacCGGCGACGAAAAAAATAAGGGGCATTTGCATTTCTACATAGTTTTGGGGATCGCGAACTTATGATCACTTTACACAAAAAATTATAAGTCTATTCACTTTTCGGATAACTTTAGATATACGAGCCTGAAGTGCATAGGtcgaatgaggaagaagaagaggtgaACGATTGGTCTGAAGTTGTCAAAATTAAGGTATagattaaataatttaaaaaatatgggtataaattaaatgggtgcgaccaaatagggcgccagtataattttcacaaaaataatCTTTGTTTAGTTAACAAACAAAAAGTATGCAACTTTGTTATTACTATTAtgcctgtatttgtaaataatgattctgaaaattaaaacgttagcttataaacgtaaatataaataaaacagaaattaattcgagcccactgaattcacaatgtttccttaaggaatttaatcccctcccaGGACCCaaagttatggattatttcctccgagaatagaacgaattacacactggtgtagcggtacttcaaaccccaagatagaacgaattacacactaaCTAGCTTGTTACACACTGGCTtcagcttcggcttcggcttcggattcggattcagtcaaatgatcgattgattgattaattttttggatcaCCTTCTCTCCTCCTAGCTAGTGATTCTCCCATATACAAAATAGTCTGTCCTATACAAAAATACACTAAATAGATTGTCACCATACAAAAAacatactaaatagactgtcactaaaTAAAATAAGccgtcactatacaaaatagactgtcactatataaattatatacaaaatagaaGCGCTTGTATATGGAGATGAAAAGGAAAAACCTAGATATCACTGAATATCCATTATGCATAACGttgaaatatatacaaaatatactaaatagattgtcactatacaatttatatacaatagactgtcactatacaaaatagaccgCCACTATACCaaataaactgtcactatacaaaaaatatacaaaacagGCTGTCACTAtaaaatttatatacaatagactgtcacaatacaaaaaatatactaaataaactatcactatacaaaaatatacaaaatcgACTGGCAGTATACAATTTATGGATAGTGACATTTCGGActattagatgtaatatgtttgggccggAGGGACTTTTCGGGTCCATGAAAAAAAAACATGGGTGataaaaattttgagaaaaaatgacactgtatagccgctagaaaaaataatagccgaaaaaatgtataaagtttgtatattttttgaatatatatatatatatatatatatatatattctgtatgttatatacaaaaattatacaaattttatagactttttcggctatcaaatataaatagtttctgacgTAAGCTAAAAGTAATAATATCCcaaattttgaggggctatagagagtcgttttctcaaaaatatgttgaccgaagtcaagtTTTACACAAATCTTAATAAATTTCACTATACTTTAAACATTTTTATTACGTATAAATTCAGagtttagaaatcattaaaacgCATTTGGATAAAATTTCCCTTTGTAAAATGGAAGCTTGAAATATGGCGAACACGCCTCCAATCCACTGGGCCTAACTTCTTCTCAGACGGCATCAAGCCCAACCAAGTGGACCATCAATGGGCCTAAATGGGCTGGAGAGACAGACCCAAATATCTCTTTTTAGGTCACTAATTAGATTTCATCCCTATTTGAAAATTATGCAAATATAGCCCTTGAAA belongs to Nicotiana tabacum cultivar K326 chromosome 6, ASM71507v2, whole genome shotgun sequence and includes:
- the LOC107822517 gene encoding uncharacterized protein LOC107822517; translated protein: MATATIATAAGAAALLYYTLNKKLQSAPTTDDDDEECGSSGQDHAQLGTNRVSNRLIQAPATWLETIATLSETLRFTYSETLGKWPIGDLAFGISFLLKQQGNIHISSIFCGEDSTQLKGSDIAAELKFLLHLLTVCWHFSKKPFPLFLEETGYSQESVLLQEPKAGILKPAFTILAGHRSKSFFLVIRGTHSIKDTLTAVTGAVVPFHHTMVHEGGVSNLVLGYAHCGMVAAARWIAKLATPCLLKALSIYPEYKLKIVGHSLGGGTAALLTYILREQKELSAATCVAFAPAACMTWELAESGCEFITSVINGADLVPTFSAASVDDLRTEVTASAWLNDLRNQIEHTRILSTVYRSASALGSRLPSIATARAKVAGAGAILRPVSSGTQVVMKRAQSMAQAALSRPAMQLSSWSCIGPRRRPTSVQVNSDEQQNFGETSSSQNSETFLLESEETRSTSVMELPVSSTVGITWNSDIDQSIADGINIHNGLDPDLDDSEHVADDRPEDRMTEVEMWQQLEHELYDQSEGETDVAKEIREEEAAIAESGQSSSESIPNTKEVHRFFPPGKIMHIVTLLSEEVDHVSDSDMLCEDHNQPKDTKVGIFLTPRSLYSKIRLSQTMISDHLMPAYRKQIEKLIRDHENDDARVRLNET